A single region of the Enterococcus mundtii genome encodes:
- a CDS encoding FUSC family protein → MQFGRFRLGMRTMKSALAVFLCILIFHLFDRGIPMIAALSAVFSLRQDLTTTFSFGRSRIIGNLLGGGLGIFYFFVKSYFHNDFLVELIVLPLLVIIVIVLSDGINNNSGIIAAIATLLLISLSIPQGESAFYAIERVFDTFIGTFIAIGINFCLRPPEVEKKEEIVEDLEQLRKKEQALLESLEEVKAQIREQNENK, encoded by the coding sequence ATGCAATTTGGACGCTTTCGACTTGGTATGCGTACAATGAAGAGTGCTTTAGCCGTTTTCTTATGTATTTTGATCTTTCATCTCTTTGATCGTGGCATTCCAATGATTGCTGCCCTATCTGCTGTTTTTTCCTTGCGCCAGGATTTGACTACGACCTTTTCTTTTGGTCGCTCGCGTATTATTGGCAATCTACTTGGTGGCGGATTAGGTATTTTCTATTTTTTTGTAAAAAGTTACTTCCACAATGATTTTTTAGTTGAACTGATCGTTCTCCCACTTTTAGTGATCATTGTGATCGTCTTATCTGACGGTATCAATAATAATTCTGGAATCATTGCTGCTATTGCAACATTATTACTAATCTCTTTAAGTATCCCTCAAGGAGAGTCAGCCTTCTATGCGATTGAGCGGGTTTTCGATACATTTATCGGGACATTTATTGCTATCGGTATCAATTTTTGCTTGCGTCCGCCAGAAGTTGAAAAAAAAGAAGAGATTGTCGAGGACTTAGAACAATTAAGAAAAAAAGAGCAGGCTTTACTTGAAAGTCTTGAAGAAGTAAAAGCACAGATCCGTGAGCAAAATGAAAATAAATAG
- a CDS encoding aromatic acid exporter family protein has translation MRIGMRTVKTVISVFASMLVANYFSLLFWPSAGIIALLSVGNTRRSTLMTGIYRVAAFIVATLIAYMCFTLLGYRIISFSVFLLFFIPIAVRFKLTEGIVVNSVLITHYLSEQSMSWQLITNEAALMIIGVGFALLSNVYMPDSKKRLKENQMIIEERFRLLLKNMADFLLSGEAYENQGLCKELQVYIRESQAYARNHQENNLLRQNQYYETYFSMRRAQINVIQDMQENLAYIQDPVPYSDHIYGLLIYTAETFSESNDGKEILTRIEEVYGMYRQMPLPTTRSEFEDRAELFQFLQSFKSFIEIKVEFSQQMIVDAEK, from the coding sequence ATGCGTATTGGAATGAGAACGGTAAAAACGGTCATCAGTGTATTTGCTTCCATGTTGGTTGCAAACTACTTTTCCTTATTATTCTGGCCATCTGCCGGTATTATTGCGTTGTTAAGCGTAGGGAATACTCGTCGCTCCACCTTGATGACTGGGATCTATCGAGTCGCTGCATTTATTGTCGCTACGCTTATTGCCTACATGTGTTTTACACTTTTGGGCTATCGAATCATCAGTTTCAGTGTCTTTCTATTATTTTTTATTCCAATCGCCGTGCGGTTCAAATTGACAGAAGGAATCGTTGTAAACTCAGTCTTGATCACTCATTATCTTAGTGAACAAAGTATGAGTTGGCAATTGATCACAAACGAAGCAGCCTTGATGATCATTGGTGTAGGCTTTGCTTTGTTATCTAATGTCTATATGCCAGATAGTAAAAAACGTTTAAAGGAAAATCAAATGATCATCGAAGAGCGATTTCGTCTTCTTTTGAAGAATATGGCAGACTTTTTGCTTTCTGGCGAAGCTTACGAAAATCAAGGGTTATGCAAAGAATTACAAGTTTATATTCGAGAAAGTCAAGCATATGCACGGAATCACCAAGAGAATAACTTGCTTAGACAAAATCAATACTATGAAACCTATTTTTCTATGCGACGGGCTCAGATCAATGTGATCCAAGATATGCAAGAAAATTTAGCTTATATCCAGGACCCAGTGCCTTATAGCGACCATATATACGGCTTGTTGATCTATACAGCTGAGACATTTTCTGAATCAAATGATGGCAAAGAAATATTGACACGGATCGAAGAGGTCTATGGAATGTATCGTCAAATGCCATTGCCGACTACTCGAAGTGAATTTGAGGATCGTGCGGAATTGTTTCAGTTTTTACAGTCATTTAAAAGTTTTATTGAAATAAAAGTAGAATTTTCTCAGCAGATGATAGTGGATGCGGAAAAGTGA
- a CDS encoding Gfo/Idh/MocA family protein, with product MKKYQWGIVGLGSIANEFAENFDQTSSELVAVASRTLEKAQDFATRHSIKKAYGDYHEMLQDAEVDIVYIAVPNRQHIDYILPALEAGKHVLCEKAITMNKAELQQAIQLAEQKQLILAEAMTIFNMPLYHQLRSMIDSGKLGALKMIQAPFGSYKEPDPTNRFFNPDLAGGALLDIGTYAVSFARFFLSSQPEVIASRMIPFKTGVDEQSVTILQNKENELATINLTFQAKMPKVGIVAFENGYISINDYPRADQAEIMYTDGTKELIESGHRAQAMNYEIENMVKMIEGELPNRSLYLTTEVIALLDDMQEHWKNNK from the coding sequence ATGAAAAAATACCAATGGGGCATTGTCGGTCTAGGATCGATTGCTAACGAATTTGCAGAAAACTTCGATCAAACATCAAGTGAATTGGTTGCTGTTGCATCACGAACTTTGGAAAAAGCACAGGATTTTGCTACACGCCATTCTATCAAAAAAGCGTATGGCGATTATCATGAAATGTTGCAAGATGCTGAAGTTGATATCGTGTATATCGCCGTTCCGAATCGTCAACATATCGACTATATCCTTCCTGCCTTGGAAGCTGGGAAACATGTCTTATGCGAAAAAGCCATCACGATGAATAAGGCAGAACTTCAACAAGCCATCCAATTAGCCGAACAAAAACAGCTGATCTTGGCAGAAGCGATGACGATTTTCAACATGCCTTTGTATCATCAACTTCGTTCAATGATCGATTCAGGCAAGTTAGGTGCATTAAAGATGATCCAAGCACCTTTTGGCAGTTACAAAGAACCTGATCCGACCAACCGCTTCTTCAACCCTGATTTAGCAGGTGGAGCATTACTTGACATTGGAACCTATGCTGTTTCATTTGCTCGATTCTTTTTGAGCTCACAACCGGAAGTCATCGCCTCTCGTATGATTCCATTTAAAACAGGTGTCGATGAACAATCTGTAACGATCTTGCAAAATAAAGAAAATGAACTAGCTACGATCAACCTGACCTTCCAAGCAAAAATGCCAAAAGTCGGAATCGTTGCTTTTGAAAATGGGTATATCTCGATCAATGATTATCCTAGAGCTGACCAAGCCGAAATCATGTATACTGACGGTACAAAAGAATTGATCGAAAGTGGCCATCGTGCGCAAGCAATGAATTATGAAATTGAAAATATGGTAAAAATGATCGAAGGAGAACTTCCAAACCGTTCCCTGTACTTAACCACCGAAGTGATTGCACTCTTAGATGATATGCAAGAGCATTGGAAGAATAACAAATAA
- a CDS encoding D-alanyl-D-alanine carboxypeptidase family protein, translating into MNKILGVISVVIMIVAMGYLVVSESRTDTKAQADNSKTEQTNTTSATEESTEKATKKATSSDLPDVKLDDWLLVLVGPDHKIETEIDEANQLAALDNGYLIDKRIKANYEELANAAKAAGFPLVMVSAYRSVATQQEVFAQNVQQVMSSQGVTEEEATAITKKTMTEPGYSEHHTGLAVDVVDETWYNNYPNTVLDEKYGDEPGAKWLADNASKYGFIIRYPKGREDITKITYEPWHLRYVGKESAEYITSNDLTMEEYLDQLKEK; encoded by the coding sequence GTGAATAAAATTTTAGGCGTTATCTCAGTCGTGATTATGATTGTTGCGATGGGCTATCTGGTTGTTAGTGAGAGTCGGACGGATACGAAAGCTCAAGCTGATAATTCAAAGACAGAACAAACAAATACGACGAGTGCGACAGAAGAAAGTACAGAAAAAGCAACAAAAAAAGCAACCTCTAGTGATTTGCCAGATGTTAAGTTGGATGATTGGTTGCTAGTATTGGTAGGACCTGATCATAAAATCGAGACAGAAATCGATGAAGCCAACCAATTGGCTGCGCTAGATAATGGCTATCTGATCGACAAACGTATTAAAGCTAATTATGAAGAACTGGCTAACGCAGCTAAAGCTGCGGGCTTTCCTTTAGTTATGGTATCGGCTTATCGCTCAGTTGCGACACAACAAGAGGTGTTCGCTCAAAATGTCCAACAGGTGATGAGTAGTCAGGGAGTCACTGAAGAAGAGGCGACCGCGATTACGAAAAAAACTATGACAGAACCGGGTTACAGTGAACACCATACAGGTTTAGCTGTGGATGTGGTCGATGAAACATGGTACAACAATTATCCCAATACTGTATTGGATGAAAAATATGGTGACGAACCAGGTGCGAAATGGCTTGCGGACAATGCCTCTAAATATGGCTTTATCATCCGTTATCCAAAAGGTCGAGAAGATATTACAAAAATCACTTACGAACCTTGGCACCTGCGTTATGTAGGCAAAGAAAGTGCAGAATATATCACATCAAACGATTTAACGATGGAGGAGTACTTGGACCAACTAAAAGAAAAGTAG
- a CDS encoding glycoside hydrolase family 73 protein yields MAKNKWKKQRRKNNRWFAVVLGSMLIMMAFVFSLRSLSSPYSTEAQQQETLTHQEFINALVPHAKELQQGYGVLPSIIIGQAILESDWGNSTLASKYKNLFGIKAFGNEEKVNLETKEYINEEWITIQGDFRVYSSWKQSMDDHTALFVNGVDWNPALYANVITATNYIEAAHALQAAGYATDPTYADKIIHVIETYQLNQYDQ; encoded by the coding sequence ATGGCAAAAAACAAATGGAAAAAACAAAGGCGTAAAAATAATCGCTGGTTTGCTGTAGTTTTAGGGAGTATGTTGATCATGATGGCTTTTGTTTTTTCTTTGAGAAGTTTGTCATCGCCCTACTCTACGGAAGCACAGCAACAAGAAACACTGACTCATCAGGAATTTATCAACGCATTAGTTCCACATGCGAAAGAACTACAACAAGGCTATGGCGTTTTGCCAAGTATCATTATTGGGCAAGCCATCCTTGAATCTGATTGGGGCAATAGTACGCTTGCCAGTAAATATAAGAACTTGTTCGGTATCAAAGCGTTTGGGAACGAAGAAAAAGTCAATCTGGAAACAAAAGAATATATCAATGAAGAATGGATCACCATCCAAGGAGACTTTCGAGTCTATTCTTCGTGGAAACAATCAATGGATGACCACACAGCTTTATTTGTCAATGGTGTCGATTGGAATCCTGCATTGTATGCGAATGTGATCACTGCGACCAATTATATTGAAGCAGCTCATGCGTTACAGGCGGCAGGATATGCGACAGATCCGACATATGCTGATAAAATCATACATGTGATTGAAACTTACCAGTTAAATCAATACGATCAATAA
- a CDS encoding xanthine phosphoribosyltransferase, translating into MRELVERINKDGQVLGEGVLKVDSFVTHQVDPVLMEQMGQRFAEVFKEQGITKVVTIEASGIAPALFAAKELGVPMIFARKAKSLTMDEELLTASVYSFTKQVTSTISISRKFLSSEDKVLIIDDFLANGQAAKGLIELCQQAGASVEGIGIVIEKSFQDGRQLLEEMGLKVVSLARVASLSDGQVDFLEEDA; encoded by the coding sequence GTGAGAGAATTAGTTGAACGTATCAATAAAGATGGACAAGTCTTGGGTGAAGGCGTGTTGAAAGTAGATAGTTTTGTTACCCATCAGGTAGATCCAGTGTTGATGGAACAAATGGGCCAACGTTTTGCGGAAGTATTTAAAGAACAAGGAATCACTAAAGTGGTGACAATTGAAGCTTCTGGTATCGCCCCTGCTTTATTTGCGGCTAAAGAGCTCGGTGTACCGATGATCTTTGCAAGAAAAGCCAAAAGTTTGACGATGGATGAAGAATTATTGACGGCATCCGTTTATTCATTTACGAAACAAGTAACAAGCACGATATCGATTTCTCGTAAATTCTTGTCTTCTGAAGATAAAGTATTGATCATTGATGACTTTTTAGCGAATGGTCAGGCGGCAAAAGGTTTGATCGAATTGTGCCAACAAGCAGGTGCGAGTGTTGAGGGAATCGGGATCGTCATTGAAAAATCCTTCCAAGACGGTCGTCAACTTCTTGAAGAAATGGGCTTAAAAGTGGTCTCACTTGCCCGCGTAGCATCACTTTCTGATGGTCAAGTAGATTTTCTTGAGGAGGATGCGTAA
- a CDS encoding nucleobase:cation symporter-2 family protein — translation MEKETQNGKAAVLGLQHLLAMYAGAVAVPLLIGTGLGFNQEQMTYLISIDIFMCGLATLLQLTVNRFFGIGLPVVLGCAIQAVAPLILIGSTEGVGAIYGSIIASGIFVVLVAGFFSKIKKLFPPIVTGTVITVIGLTLIPVAIEKMGGGSATAPGFGDLTNLLLAFVTILLIVGVQLLGKGFIRSIAVLIGLIGGSILAAFLGRIDLGAIGQAPVFHVPQPFYFGKPTFEIWSILLMIIISMVSMVESTGVYFALGDITGKKVGEEQLKKGYRAEGLAVILGGIFNTFPYTGFSQNVGLVQLSGIKTRKPIYFSAFFLIILGLFPKIGAVAQIIPEPVLGGGMLVMFGMVAIQGIRMLLEVDFTNDKNLLIAAVSIGFGLGFNLMPELFSQLPETVQMFTGNGIVMSSITAIVLNLVFNGLKQDERIIKEALK, via the coding sequence GTGGAGAAAGAAACTCAAAATGGAAAAGCAGCTGTCTTAGGGTTACAGCATTTATTAGCGATGTATGCGGGAGCAGTCGCTGTACCGTTATTGATTGGTACGGGGTTAGGATTTAATCAAGAACAAATGACTTATCTTATCTCAATCGATATTTTCATGTGTGGATTAGCGACGCTCTTGCAATTAACTGTCAATCGCTTTTTCGGGATCGGTTTACCAGTTGTTTTAGGTTGTGCGATCCAAGCAGTTGCGCCGTTGATTTTGATCGGTAGCACAGAAGGTGTCGGTGCGATCTATGGCTCGATCATCGCGTCAGGGATTTTTGTTGTGCTAGTTGCTGGTTTCTTTTCAAAGATCAAAAAACTATTTCCGCCGATTGTTACTGGAACAGTGATTACAGTGATTGGCTTGACGTTGATTCCAGTAGCCATCGAAAAAATGGGTGGCGGCAGTGCAACTGCTCCAGGCTTTGGTGATCTGACGAATTTATTATTAGCGTTTGTCACGATCCTACTGATCGTTGGTGTGCAATTATTAGGCAAAGGGTTCATTCGATCCATTGCGGTTTTGATCGGTTTGATCGGTGGAAGTATCTTAGCTGCCTTTTTAGGTAGAATCGATCTAGGAGCAATTGGACAAGCCCCTGTTTTTCACGTACCGCAACCTTTTTACTTTGGAAAACCGACATTTGAAATCTGGTCGATCTTATTGATGATCATCATTTCAATGGTAAGTATGGTAGAATCAACAGGCGTCTATTTTGCCTTAGGAGATATCACTGGAAAAAAAGTCGGGGAAGAGCAGTTGAAAAAAGGTTATCGAGCAGAGGGGTTAGCCGTCATCTTAGGTGGTATCTTTAACACATTTCCTTATACAGGATTTTCGCAAAATGTTGGGTTGGTACAACTTTCAGGAATCAAAACAAGAAAACCCATTTACTTTTCCGCTTTCTTTTTGATCATCTTGGGCTTATTCCCTAAAATCGGCGCAGTGGCTCAAATCATACCTGAACCAGTCCTTGGTGGCGGGATGTTGGTCATGTTTGGAATGGTGGCGATCCAAGGAATCCGGATGTTATTAGAAGTAGATTTTACAAATGACAAAAATTTATTGATTGCTGCAGTGTCGATTGGTTTTGGTTTAGGCTTCAATTTGATGCCCGAATTATTCAGCCAGTTACCTGAAACAGTTCAAATGTTCACAGGAAATGGGATCGTTATGAGCAGTATCACAGCAATTGTGTTGAACTTAGTTTTTAACGGACTAAAACAAGACGAGAGAATCATTAAAGAAGCATTGAAGTAA
- a CDS encoding ISL3-like element ISEfa11 family transposase, translating to MNDSIKKMLRIIEKDLMITEVSYETLQKKKTLVVDAVLSPTPRACRSCGSTVVDGNGKAIIVKNGKKETIVRFEQYNHMPLVMRLKKQRYTCKNCRTHWTAQSYFVQSRHSIANHVRYKIASLLTEKVSLSFIAKSCQVSLTTVIRTLKEFKSYLPKQSKKILPRVLMVDEFRSHASIEDKMSFICADGETGKLIDVLPTRKLPRLTSYFLKCTNPEEVEFLVTDMNAAYFQLTKRVLPNAKIVIDRFHIVKHMNQAFNELRIREMNELRKAGQKSQAEKLKKNWRFLLKNRANINHYEYKTWKSFRAPKYPFLTEAMMIDRLLEFSTPLKEAYPFFHELVEAFRDKDPDLFFSLLAELPETLDDSFREKLQNLLTYEEGITNAMIYPYSNGKIEAKNTHIKTMKRVSYGFKSFENMRIRIFLINQLIKVR from the coding sequence ATGAATGATTCTATCAAAAAAATGCTGAGAATAATAGAGAAAGATTTGATGATTACAGAGGTCTCTTACGAGACCCTTCAGAAGAAAAAGACGTTGGTCGTCGATGCTGTTCTCTCGCCTACTCCTCGTGCTTGTAGAAGTTGTGGTTCTACTGTGGTAGATGGAAACGGGAAAGCAATTATAGTGAAAAATGGAAAAAAAGAAACGATTGTCCGTTTTGAACAATACAATCATATGCCTTTGGTTATGCGCCTAAAAAAGCAGCGCTATACCTGTAAAAACTGCCGAACCCATTGGACTGCTCAAAGTTATTTTGTCCAATCCAGACATTCAATCGCAAATCATGTTAGATATAAAATTGCTTCTTTACTGACTGAAAAAGTATCTTTATCTTTTATTGCGAAAAGCTGTCAGGTATCTTTGACCACTGTTATTCGTACATTGAAAGAGTTTAAAAGCTATTTACCAAAGCAATCTAAGAAGATTCTCCCAAGAGTATTGATGGTTGATGAATTTCGTTCGCATGCTTCCATAGAAGATAAAATGAGCTTTATTTGCGCAGATGGCGAAACAGGAAAATTAATAGATGTTTTGCCTACGCGTAAATTACCTCGATTAACAAGCTATTTCTTAAAGTGTACCAATCCAGAAGAAGTAGAATTCTTGGTGACAGACATGAACGCCGCCTACTTCCAGCTCACCAAACGTGTTCTGCCAAATGCGAAAATAGTGATTGATCGGTTTCATATTGTCAAACACATGAATCAAGCGTTCAATGAGTTGCGTATCCGTGAAATGAATGAACTTCGTAAAGCAGGACAGAAAAGCCAGGCAGAAAAACTGAAAAAGAACTGGCGCTTTTTGCTAAAAAATCGTGCAAACATCAACCATTATGAATACAAAACATGGAAAAGTTTCCGAGCACCAAAATACCCATTTCTTACTGAAGCAATGATGATTGATCGATTGCTTGAGTTTTCTACGCCCCTAAAGGAGGCGTATCCCTTTTTTCATGAATTAGTTGAAGCCTTTCGAGACAAAGACCCTGACTTATTTTTCTCCTTATTAGCAGAACTTCCCGAAACGTTGGATGACAGCTTTCGGGAAAAGCTTCAAAACCTTCTGACCTATGAAGAAGGCATCACCAACGCAATGATCTATCCTTATTCCAATGGAAAAATAGAAGCGAAGAATACCCACATAAAGACAATGAAACGAGTATCCTACGGATTTAAATCATTCGAGAACATGAGAATTAGAATCTTTTTGATCAATCAATTAATCAAAGTAAGATAA
- the purE gene encoding 5-(carboxyamino)imidazole ribonucleotide mutase — MAAKISVIMGSISDWETMKHACEIIEEFGVSFEKKVVSAHRTPDLMFSYAEEAREKGIKVIIAGAGGAAHLPGMVAAKTTLPVIGVPVQSRTLNGLDSLLSIVQMPGGVPVATTAIGKAGAINAGLLAIQMLSMYDLELEAALAKRRAMSVESVIESSDQLG, encoded by the coding sequence ATGGCTGCAAAAATTTCTGTAATAATGGGGAGCATCTCGGATTGGGAGACAATGAAACATGCGTGTGAGATTATTGAAGAATTTGGCGTTTCTTTTGAAAAGAAAGTAGTTTCAGCACATCGAACACCAGATTTGATGTTTTCGTATGCAGAAGAAGCTCGAGAAAAAGGTATAAAAGTGATTATTGCAGGTGCGGGAGGAGCAGCTCATTTACCAGGGATGGTTGCTGCAAAGACGACATTACCGGTTATTGGTGTTCCTGTTCAAAGCCGAACATTGAACGGATTGGATTCTTTGCTATCCATTGTCCAAATGCCAGGCGGCGTGCCTGTGGCGACGACAGCGATTGGAAAAGCAGGCGCAATTAATGCCGGTCTACTTGCGATACAGATGCTTTCAATGTATGATTTAGAGTTGGAGGCTGCATTAGCGAAACGACGCGCAATGTCGGTTGAATCTGTAATAGAAAGTAGTGATCAACTTGGTTAA
- the purK gene encoding 5-(carboxyamino)imidazole ribonucleotide synthase, translated as MVKPLLPGSTIGIVGGGQLGRMMAISAKEMGFKVGVLDPMNDCPAAQVADWHIESSYDDTFALEELARRTEVITYEFENVSVEALNAILPMSFIPQGTDLLAITQDRLLEKSFLETNNIVIAPHATIVSPTDIQDAIDGIGYPCVLKTTRGGYDGKGQYVLKSRADLAPAMDLLREGTCVLEAWIPFEKELSIMVAGNGQGQYTTFPVVENIHCNNILHETIAPATVSADVIEEAERIAKVIAEAVSLSGALGVEMFLTKTGGLYVNELAPRPHNSGHYTLEACGMTQFDAHIRGICGWPLPKKVPLLSDAVMVNVLGEQLLESYNLIAKKQDWKFHFYGKKQAKKGRKMGHITILTEDIESTLKEIEKTNIWD; from the coding sequence TTGGTTAAACCATTATTACCAGGCTCGACGATCGGAATCGTCGGTGGTGGACAGTTAGGTCGCATGATGGCGATCAGTGCAAAAGAGATGGGATTCAAAGTCGGTGTGCTTGATCCGATGAATGATTGTCCGGCTGCTCAAGTAGCGGACTGGCACATTGAAAGTTCCTACGATGATACGTTTGCTCTAGAAGAACTTGCAAGACGAACTGAGGTTATCACCTACGAATTTGAGAATGTGAGTGTGGAAGCACTGAATGCGATTTTGCCGATGTCATTTATTCCTCAAGGAACAGATTTGTTGGCGATCACGCAAGATCGTCTACTAGAAAAATCATTTTTAGAAACAAATAATATCGTGATCGCTCCACATGCAACGATCGTCAGTCCCACAGATATCCAAGATGCAATCGATGGTATCGGTTATCCTTGTGTCTTGAAAACAACTCGTGGCGGATATGACGGTAAGGGGCAATATGTACTGAAGAGTCGAGCGGACTTAGCTCCTGCGATGGATCTTTTAAGAGAAGGAACTTGCGTATTAGAAGCTTGGATTCCATTTGAAAAAGAACTATCGATCATGGTCGCAGGCAATGGGCAAGGGCAATATACGACATTTCCAGTTGTTGAAAATATCCATTGTAATAATATTCTCCATGAAACGATTGCGCCAGCAACTGTTTCAGCGGATGTGATCGAAGAGGCAGAAAGAATTGCTAAAGTGATTGCTGAAGCAGTGAGTTTGTCCGGTGCACTGGGCGTCGAAATGTTTTTGACGAAGACTGGTGGATTGTATGTGAATGAATTGGCACCGCGTCCACACAATTCAGGACATTACACCTTAGAAGCATGCGGAATGACACAATTTGATGCGCATATCCGTGGGATTTGCGGTTGGCCTTTACCTAAAAAAGTCCCATTGTTAAGTGATGCCGTCATGGTCAACGTTTTAGGTGAACAACTATTAGAAAGTTACAATTTGATTGCGAAAAAACAAGATTGGAAATTTCATTTCTATGGCAAGAAACAAGCGAAAAAAGGTCGTAAGATGGGACACATCACGATTTTGACAGAAGATATCGAGTCGACATTGAAAGAAATCGAAAAAACGAATATTTGGGATTAA
- the purB gene encoding adenylosuccinate lyase, with the protein MLERYTRPEMGNIWTEQNKYQAWLEVEILADEAWAELGEIPKEDVAKIREHASFDIARILEIEQSTRHDVVAFTRAVSETLGDESKWVHYGLTSTDVVDTAYGYQIKQANDILREDLKRFTAIIGEKAKEHKYTVMMGRTHGVHAEPTTFGLKLATWYSEMKRNIERFEHAAKGVEAGKISGAVGTFANIPPFIEEYVCEKLGIRTQEVSTQVLPRDLHAEYFATMSLIATSIERFATEIRGLQKSETREVEEFFAKGQKGSSAMPHKRNPIGSENMAGLARVIRGHMITAYENVSLWHERDISHSSAERIILPDTTILLDYMLSRFGNIVKNLTVFPENMKRNMDATFGLIYSQRVMLKLIDKGMTREEAYDLVQPKTAYAWDNQVSFRPLLEEDEAITSVLTPEEIAEAFDYNHHMKNVDVIFERVGLA; encoded by the coding sequence ATGTTAGAACGTTATACACGACCTGAAATGGGCAATATTTGGACAGAGCAAAATAAATATCAAGCATGGTTAGAAGTTGAAATACTTGCTGATGAAGCTTGGGCAGAATTAGGAGAAATACCTAAAGAAGATGTAGCAAAAATCCGTGAACACGCGTCTTTTGATATCGCTCGTATTTTAGAGATTGAGCAATCGACACGCCACGATGTCGTTGCTTTTACTCGAGCAGTTTCGGAAACACTTGGCGACGAAAGTAAATGGGTCCATTATGGATTAACAAGTACAGATGTGGTGGATACAGCTTATGGTTACCAAATCAAACAAGCAAATGACATTTTGCGCGAAGATTTGAAACGTTTCACAGCGATCATTGGTGAAAAAGCCAAAGAGCATAAGTATACAGTCATGATGGGACGTACGCATGGTGTGCATGCTGAGCCAACCACTTTCGGTCTTAAATTAGCTACTTGGTATTCTGAGATGAAACGAAATATCGAACGTTTTGAACATGCAGCAAAAGGCGTAGAAGCAGGGAAAATCTCCGGTGCTGTTGGTACGTTTGCGAATATCCCTCCGTTCATTGAAGAATATGTCTGCGAAAAACTAGGCATCCGTACGCAAGAAGTATCGACGCAAGTTTTACCACGTGATCTACATGCCGAATATTTTGCGACAATGTCATTGATTGCGACCAGTATCGAACGCTTTGCGACAGAGATTCGTGGACTTCAAAAATCGGAAACACGAGAAGTCGAAGAATTTTTTGCTAAAGGACAAAAAGGCTCATCTGCTATGCCACATAAACGTAATCCGATCGGTTCAGAAAATATGGCTGGCTTAGCGCGAGTGATCCGTGGGCATATGATTACCGCTTATGAAAATGTTTCGTTGTGGCACGAAAGAGATATCTCCCATTCTTCTGCAGAACGGATCATTCTACCTGATACAACGATCCTACTTGATTATATGTTGAGCCGCTTCGGCAATATCGTTAAAAATCTAACGGTATTCCCAGAAAACATGAAACGTAACATGGATGCGACATTTGGCTTGATCTATAGCCAACGTGTCATGTTGAAATTGATTGATAAAGGGATGACAAGAGAAGAAGCGTATGATCTTGTTCAACCTAAGACAGCATATGCGTGGGATAATCAAGTGTCCTTCCGTCCTTTACTTGAAGAAGACGAAGCGATCACTTCTGTTTTGACACCAGAAGAAATCGCTGAAGCATTTGATTACAACCACCATATGAAAAATGTGGATGTCATTTTTGAACGTGTCGGTTTAGCATAA